One window of Athalia rosae chromosome 2, iyAthRosa1.1, whole genome shotgun sequence genomic DNA carries:
- the LOC105685711 gene encoding equilibrative nucleoside transporter 1 isoform X1, which yields MSGGYTRKEFGADHEEKTPLAKGTVPVRLSPGWEGTGRSEDELNFKGVTMDQADLEINPPTDRWNWVALVFVLHGIGSLMPWNMFITAKSYFADYKMAETYTGYKLNYASNFLSSLAFAAQVPNFLFNWLNLFIQLGDNLTARIVWGLLIQVTMFVLTVILAMADSSGWPGVFFWITMISVVILNTGSGIYQNSVYGMAAKLPAKYTGMVILGSNISGTFTAVIDLVAKVMSPNQRTAAIYYFITALLVLLACFDTYFALPLNRFYRYHELLTQKESNKKQFTTAARGRSSRPPYLKILLQCWPQCFNIFFTFFVTLAIFPSVQSDVKRSSPTFFVAEDYYVNIMCFMTFNVTAMIGSSVASLVQWPSKKYTVIPVVLRVLYIPLFLLCNYKPQDYVRTMPILIDNDIVFFLIALSMGFSSGYLSSIGMMYCPRDVEPQHQSTAGMYGAAFLITGIFTGVLFSMSMPYIVSSTLFS from the exons GTACCGTTCCAGTAAGACTTTCCCCAGGATGGGAAGGCACTGGAAGGTCCGAAGATGAGTTGAATTTCAAAGGAGTTACCATGGACCAAGCAGACTTAGAAATAAATCCACCTACCGACAG GTGGAACTGGGTTGCATTGGTATTCGTGTTACATGGAATCGGCAGTTTGATGCCATGGAATATGTTCATCACTGCCAAATCT TACTTTGCTGACTACAAGATGGCAGAGACATACACAGGCTACAAATTGAACTACGCCTCGAATTTTCTATCATCATTAGCATTTGCtgcacaagtcccaaatttcCTTTTCAATTGGTTGAATCTATTTATCCAACTAGG GGACAATTTAACAGCACGAATTGTATGGGGACTTTTAATACAAGTCACAATGTTTGTGCTGACAGTCATTTTGGCAATGGCAGACAGTTCTGGGTGGCCTGGTGTATTTTTCTGGATTACGATGATCTCTGTTGTTATTCTAAACA CTGGCAGTGGGATATATCAAAATTCAGTATATGGAATGGCGGCTAAACTACCTGCCAAGTATACTGGTATGGTGATTCTGGGCTCT AATATCAGCGGAACCTTCACAGCTGTAATAGATTTAGTGGCCAAAGTAATGTCTCCTAATCAACGCACAGCAGCTATATACTATTTTATAACAGCCCTGCTAGTACTTCTTGCATGCTTTGATACATACTTCGCATTGCCATTGAAT AGGTTCTATCGTTATCATGAATTGTTGACCCAGAAAGAAAGTAATAAAAAGCAATTTACAACGGCAGCTAGAGGAAGAAGTTCAAGACCACcgtatttgaaaatacttctGCAATGCTGGCCGCAATGCTTTAACATATTCTTCACCTTCTTTGTTACATTAGCCATTTTTCCCAGTGTACAATCTGACGTTAAACGGTCCAGTCCGACTTTTTTTGTTGCGGAAGACTATTATGTCAACATTATGTGTTTTATGACGTTCAATGTTACGGCCATGATTGGTAGCTCAGTCGCTTCTCTTGTTCAATGG CCTTCGAAAAAGTATACTGTCATTCCAGTGGTTCTACGGGTGCTATACATACCGTTATTCTTGTTATGTAACTATAAACCCCAGGACTATGTCAGAACGATGCCAATTTTAATCGACAATGATATAGTATTTTTCTTGATTGCCTTATCGATGGGTTTTTCGAGTGGCTACCTTTCATCCATCGGCATGATGTATTGTCCAAG AGATGTAGAACCTCAGCATCAATCGACTGCTGGTATGTATGGCGCTGCATTTTTGATAACTGGTATTTTTACGGGGGTACTTTTCTCCATGTCGATGCCTTACATTGTTTCCAGTACATTGTTTTCCTAA
- the LOC105685732 gene encoding E3 ubiquitin-protein transferase MAEA produces the protein MSDVKSLEHPTLKVPYELLNKKFRSAQKTLDREVSHVQTAASELEKGLVGESTGVASGEITRLLGGVVARLQVLKRKAEESIAEELQAGMVCKRRLDHLKEHGNTAPSAVNQWRRQRLDRMLIEYFLRKGYYKTATKLADNSELRDLTNIDVFMVSREVEKSLANHETARCLGWCHDNRSKLRKLGSTMEFNLRVQEFVELVRADRRLDAVKHARKCFANYDDYQLQEIQCCMGLLAFPANTDLSPYKDLLDEKRWERLIEQFRHENYRLFQLASQSVFTVALQAGLSALKTPQCYSANREGKNPSCPVCNEALNELATTLPFAHCSQSRLVCSISGKPLNEYNQPMMMPNGYVYGEHALEKMALENNGTVVCPKTKEVFPYKKIEKVYVM, from the exons ATGTCGGACGTTAAGAGCTTGGAGCACCCGACACTAAAG GTGCCATATGAACTTTTAAACAAGAAGTTTCGATCTGCACAAAAGACATTGGACCGTGAGGTATCACATGTACAAACAGCGGCGAGTGAATTGGAAAAAGGCCTTGTAGGAGAATCCACAGGAGTGGCTAGTGGGGAAATAACTCGTCTTTTGGGAGGAGTTGTCGCTCGACTTCAAGTGTTGAAACGCAAAGCAGAAGAATCCATTGCAGAAGAATTGCAAGCTGGCATGGTCTGTAAAAGACGTCTCGATCATCTTAAAGAACATGGTAATACAGCACCGAGTGCTGTCAATCAATGGAGAAGACAAAGACTCGACAGGATGCTGATAGAATATTTCTTACGCAAGGGATATTATAAAACTGCTACTAAATTGGCCGATAACAGCGAGCTGAGGGACTTGACTAACATTG ATGTCTTCATGGTTTCGAGAGAGGTGGAGAAGTCTTTGGCTAATCACGAAACAGCAAGATGCCTTGGATGGTGTCACGATAATCGTTCAAAGCTACGCAAATTGGGTAGCACAATGGAATTCAATTTACGCGTACAAGAATTTGTTGAACTAGTGCGAGCAGATCGTAGACTTGATGCCGTGAAACATGCGCGAAAATGTTTTGCCAACTACGACGATTATCAGCTTCAAGAAATTCAGTGCTGTATGGGATTGCTTGCGTTCCCAGCCAACACAGACTTGAGTCCTTACAAGGACTtacttgatgaaaaaag GTGGGAGAGGTTGATCGAACAATTCCGGCACGAAAACTATAGACTATTCCAATTGGCCAGTCAGAGCGTATTCACAGTGGCTCTACAGGCAGGTTTATCAGCTCTAAAAACACCCCAATGCTACAGCGCCAACAGAGAGGGCAAAAATCCAAGCTGCCCAGTATGCAACGAAGCTCTGAATGAACTTGCGACTACTTTACCTTTTGCTCATTGCTCCCAATCTCGACTTGTGTGCAGCATCAGTGGTAAACCGTTGAATGAATATAATCAGCCGATGATGATGCCCAATGGATATGTTTATGGCGAACAC GCTCTAGAGAAAATGGCCCTGGAAAATAATGGGACTGTGGTCTGTCCAAAAACCAAAGAAGTATTCCCATATAAGAAGATCGAAAAAGTTTACGTCatgtaa
- the LOC105685791 gene encoding C-terminal-binding protein isoform X3, producing MDKRKMMPKRPRMDSLRGPIANGPIQTRPLVALLDGRDCSIEMPILKDVATVAFCDAQSTSEIHEKVLNEAVGALMWHTIILTKEDLEKFKTLRIIVRIGSGVDNIDVKAAGELGIAVCNVPGYGVEEVADTTLCLILNLYRRTYWLANMVREGKKFTGPEQVREAAQGCARIRGDTLGIVGLGRIGSAVALRAKAFGFNVIFYDPYLPDGIEKSLGLTRVYTLQDLLFQSDCVSLHCTLNEHNHHLINEYTIKQMRPGAFLVNTARGGLVDDDALAAALKQERIRAAALDVHENEPYNVFQGQSAQCPLKDAPNLLCTPHAAFYSDASCTELREMAASEIRRAIVGRIPDCLRNCVNKEYFLSSTGSKDVIYRSLD from the exons ATGGACAAACGGAAGATGATGCCCAAACGCCCTCGTATGGATAGCCTGAGGGGTCCGATTGCTAATGGACCCATTCAGACCAGACCGCTTGTCGCCCTTCTCGATGGCCGAGACTGTTCCATTGAAATGCCTATACTCAAAGACGTTGCCACAGTGGCCTTCTGTGACGCTCAATCTACTTCAGAGATTCACGAAAAG GTATTAAATGAAGCAGTGGGTGCATTGATGTGGCACACTATTATCCTGACAAAGGAAgaccttgaaaaattcaaaactctTCGCATCATTGTGAGGATTGGCTCCGGAGTGGACAATATTGACGTAAAAGCAGCTGGTGAACTTGGTATTGCTGTATGTAATGTACCTGGATACGGGGTTGAAGAAGTAGCAGATACCACTTTGTGTCTGATTCTAAATCTCTACCGACGTACCTACTGGCTTGCAAATATGGTCCGTGAGGGCAAGAAATTCACAGGACCTGAACAG GTGAGAGAAGCAGCGCAAGGCTGTGCAAGGATACGTGGAGACACACTCGGTATCGTTGGGCTTGGTAGGATTGGCTCAGCTGTCGCGCTACGTGCCAAGGCATTTGGCTTCAATGTCATCTTCTATGACCCGTACCTTCCCGACGGCATCGAAAAGTCCCTGGGTCTCACTAGGGTTTATACGCTACAG GACCTCCTGTTCCAATCAGACTGTGTATCTTTACACTGCACCTTGAACGAGCACAATCACCACCTAATCAACGAATACACGATCAAACAG ATGAGACCCGGTGCGTTTTTGGTTAATACAGCGCGAGGTGGTTTGGTCGACGATGATGCGTTAGCTGCAGCGCTCAAACAGGAGCGTATCCGTGCTGCGGCACTTGACGTCCATGAGAATGAGCCCTACAATGTCTTTCAGGGTCAGTCTGCCCAAT GTCCGTTGAAGGATGCACCAAATCTGTTGTGCACACCACATGCTGCGTTCTATAGCGACGCAAGTTGCACAGAACTTCGTGAAATGGCTGCCAGTGAAATAAGACGTGCTATTGTCGGTCGCATTCCCGATTGTCTTCGCAACTGTGTGAACAAGGAGTACTTCCTATCATCTACTGG GTCAAAAGATGTCATATATAGATCCCTTGATTAA
- the LOC105685791 gene encoding C-terminal-binding protein isoform X1, with translation MDKRKMMPKRPRMDSLRGPIANGPIQTRPLVALLDGRDCSIEMPILKDVATVAFCDAQSTSEIHEKVLNEAVGALMWHTIILTKEDLEKFKTLRIIVRIGSGVDNIDVKAAGELGIAVCNVPGYGVEEVADTTLCLILNLYRRTYWLANMVREGKKFTGPEQVREAAQGCARIRGDTLGIVGLGRIGSAVALRAKAFGFNVIFYDPYLPDGIEKSLGLTRVYTLQDLLFQSDCVSLHCTLNEHNHHLINEYTIKQMRPGAFLVNTARGGLVDDDALAAALKQERIRAAALDVHENEPYNVFQGQSAQCPLKDAPNLLCTPHAAFYSDASCTELREMAASEIRRAIVGRIPDCLRNCVNKEYFLSSTGSYPEGINGGYYTGALPVQQAHSTTPHDSAPPPPGGHSVVGGGGGGGGPNSSAGAGGGGGPTGPTGPSVGGGGAGGPASAPPAGGLPVLPHSIVSEPDPRPSPSAPSPR, from the exons ATGGACAAACGGAAGATGATGCCCAAACGCCCTCGTATGGATAGCCTGAGGGGTCCGATTGCTAATGGACCCATTCAGACCAGACCGCTTGTCGCCCTTCTCGATGGCCGAGACTGTTCCATTGAAATGCCTATACTCAAAGACGTTGCCACAGTGGCCTTCTGTGACGCTCAATCTACTTCAGAGATTCACGAAAAG GTATTAAATGAAGCAGTGGGTGCATTGATGTGGCACACTATTATCCTGACAAAGGAAgaccttgaaaaattcaaaactctTCGCATCATTGTGAGGATTGGCTCCGGAGTGGACAATATTGACGTAAAAGCAGCTGGTGAACTTGGTATTGCTGTATGTAATGTACCTGGATACGGGGTTGAAGAAGTAGCAGATACCACTTTGTGTCTGATTCTAAATCTCTACCGACGTACCTACTGGCTTGCAAATATGGTCCGTGAGGGCAAGAAATTCACAGGACCTGAACAG GTGAGAGAAGCAGCGCAAGGCTGTGCAAGGATACGTGGAGACACACTCGGTATCGTTGGGCTTGGTAGGATTGGCTCAGCTGTCGCGCTACGTGCCAAGGCATTTGGCTTCAATGTCATCTTCTATGACCCGTACCTTCCCGACGGCATCGAAAAGTCCCTGGGTCTCACTAGGGTTTATACGCTACAG GACCTCCTGTTCCAATCAGACTGTGTATCTTTACACTGCACCTTGAACGAGCACAATCACCACCTAATCAACGAATACACGATCAAACAG ATGAGACCCGGTGCGTTTTTGGTTAATACAGCGCGAGGTGGTTTGGTCGACGATGATGCGTTAGCTGCAGCGCTCAAACAGGAGCGTATCCGTGCTGCGGCACTTGACGTCCATGAGAATGAGCCCTACAATGTCTTTCAGGGTCAGTCTGCCCAAT GTCCGTTGAAGGATGCACCAAATCTGTTGTGCACACCACATGCTGCGTTCTATAGCGACGCAAGTTGCACAGAACTTCGTGAAATGGCTGCCAGTGAAATAAGACGTGCTATTGTCGGTCGCATTCCCGATTGTCTTCGCAACTGTGTGAACAAGGAGTACTTCCTATCATCTACTGG TAGTTATCCAGAAGGGATTAACGGTGGTTACTACACAGGAGCTCTACCTGTACAGCAAGCGCATTCGACGACCCCTCATGACTCGGCCCCGCCGCCTCCCGGTGGTCATTCAGTTGTCggagggggtggaggaggCGGTGGGCCTAATTCTTCCGCAGGGGCTGGCGGTGGAGGTGGACCCACGGGACCAACTGGCCCCTCAGTTGGTGGCGGAGGTGCGGGAGGTCCAGCTTCTGCGCCTCCAGCCGGTGGGTTGCCTGTTCTACCCCACAGCATAGTGAGCGAGCCTGACCCCCGACCCAGTCCTTCTGCCCCTAGCCCACGTTGA
- the LOC105685791 gene encoding C-terminal-binding protein isoform X2, whose product MDKRKMMPKRPRMDSLRGPIANGPIQTRPLVALLDGRDCSIEMPILKDVATVAFCDAQSTSEIHEKVLNEAVGALMWHTIILTKEDLEKFKTLRIIVRIGSGVDNIDVKAAGELGIAVCNVPGYGVEEVADTTLCLILNLYRRTYWLANMVREGKKFTGPEQVREAAQGCARIRGDTLGIVGLGRIGSAVALRAKAFGFNVIFYDPYLPDGIEKSLGLTRVYTLQDLLFQSDCVSLHCTLNEHNHHLINEYTIKQMRPGAFLVNTARGGLVDDDALAAALKQERIRAAALDVHENEPYNVFQGPLKDAPNLLCTPHAAFYSDASCTELREMAASEIRRAIVGRIPDCLRNCVNKEYFLSSTGSYPEGINGGYYTGALPVQQAHSTTPHDSAPPPPGGHSVVGGGGGGGGPNSSAGAGGGGGPTGPTGPSVGGGGAGGPASAPPAGGLPVLPHSIVSEPDPRPSPSAPSPR is encoded by the exons ATGGACAAACGGAAGATGATGCCCAAACGCCCTCGTATGGATAGCCTGAGGGGTCCGATTGCTAATGGACCCATTCAGACCAGACCGCTTGTCGCCCTTCTCGATGGCCGAGACTGTTCCATTGAAATGCCTATACTCAAAGACGTTGCCACAGTGGCCTTCTGTGACGCTCAATCTACTTCAGAGATTCACGAAAAG GTATTAAATGAAGCAGTGGGTGCATTGATGTGGCACACTATTATCCTGACAAAGGAAgaccttgaaaaattcaaaactctTCGCATCATTGTGAGGATTGGCTCCGGAGTGGACAATATTGACGTAAAAGCAGCTGGTGAACTTGGTATTGCTGTATGTAATGTACCTGGATACGGGGTTGAAGAAGTAGCAGATACCACTTTGTGTCTGATTCTAAATCTCTACCGACGTACCTACTGGCTTGCAAATATGGTCCGTGAGGGCAAGAAATTCACAGGACCTGAACAG GTGAGAGAAGCAGCGCAAGGCTGTGCAAGGATACGTGGAGACACACTCGGTATCGTTGGGCTTGGTAGGATTGGCTCAGCTGTCGCGCTACGTGCCAAGGCATTTGGCTTCAATGTCATCTTCTATGACCCGTACCTTCCCGACGGCATCGAAAAGTCCCTGGGTCTCACTAGGGTTTATACGCTACAG GACCTCCTGTTCCAATCAGACTGTGTATCTTTACACTGCACCTTGAACGAGCACAATCACCACCTAATCAACGAATACACGATCAAACAG ATGAGACCCGGTGCGTTTTTGGTTAATACAGCGCGAGGTGGTTTGGTCGACGATGATGCGTTAGCTGCAGCGCTCAAACAGGAGCGTATCCGTGCTGCGGCACTTGACGTCCATGAGAATGAGCCCTACAATGTCTTTCAGG GTCCGTTGAAGGATGCACCAAATCTGTTGTGCACACCACATGCTGCGTTCTATAGCGACGCAAGTTGCACAGAACTTCGTGAAATGGCTGCCAGTGAAATAAGACGTGCTATTGTCGGTCGCATTCCCGATTGTCTTCGCAACTGTGTGAACAAGGAGTACTTCCTATCATCTACTGG TAGTTATCCAGAAGGGATTAACGGTGGTTACTACACAGGAGCTCTACCTGTACAGCAAGCGCATTCGACGACCCCTCATGACTCGGCCCCGCCGCCTCCCGGTGGTCATTCAGTTGTCggagggggtggaggaggCGGTGGGCCTAATTCTTCCGCAGGGGCTGGCGGTGGAGGTGGACCCACGGGACCAACTGGCCCCTCAGTTGGTGGCGGAGGTGCGGGAGGTCCAGCTTCTGCGCCTCCAGCCGGTGGGTTGCCTGTTCTACCCCACAGCATAGTGAGCGAGCCTGACCCCCGACCCAGTCCTTCTGCCCCTAGCCCACGTTGA